The Chryseobacterium shigense genome segment GGTTTCTGCTACATAGAAACCTGGTCGCATGGTCAGTTTGTGGCAAATTCAGGGCTTATTGTCTCTCCTGATTACAGGAACAGAGGAGTAGCCACTTTGATTAAGAATAAGGTTTTCCAGTTATCCAGGGAAAAATATCCGAATGCAAAAGTGTTTGGTTTAACAACAGGGCTTGCCGTCATGAAGATCAACAGTGATCTTGGCTACAAGCCGGTAATTTACTCTGAGCTCACTCAGGATGAAGAGTTCTGGAATGGCTGCAAAAACTGTGTAAATTATGAAATTTTAATGAAAAAGGAGCGTAAAAACTGTCTGTGTACAGCCATGCTTTTCGTTCCTGAAAATAATGATAAAGTAAACGGGATTGAAATTAAACAGTCCGAAATTGATTGTTACAATGGAGAAAAAGAA includes the following:
- a CDS encoding GNAT family N-acetyltransferase, which translates into the protein MEIEISSDKHLLHVNEIQQEMYDSAQRRGTGIAKRSIEYLTKKISEGNAVVATENGDWVGFCYIETWSHGQFVANSGLIVSPDYRNRGVATLIKNKVFQLSREKYPNAKVFGLTTGLAVMKINSDLGYKPVIYSELTQDEEFWNGCKNCVNYEILMKKERKNCLCTAMLFVPENNDKVNGIEIKQSEIDCYNGEKESNLSV